A part of Microbulbifer sp. MI-G genomic DNA contains:
- a CDS encoding SDR family oxidoreductase, with protein MNSVMITGCSSGFGLETARFFFEKGWHVIATMRKPDNSLFPTSDRLSILELDVTDQNSIDRAVREAGPIDVLINNAGIGYMSPFENTSDEIVHKLFDTNTFGTFNMVRAVVPQMRGRKAGTIINLSSSTTLKPLTFMSTYTASKAAVTAYTECLALELAPLGIRTVLIIPGLSPSTSFGKNAGDKISKSGEPADEYKALMEKVQSEFQREMLVQELTKPEDVVNAIWQAVTDSNCPVCLPAGPDAVALSQ; from the coding sequence ATGAACTCTGTGATGATTACTGGTTGTTCTTCCGGCTTCGGGCTCGAAACAGCCCGTTTTTTCTTTGAGAAGGGGTGGCATGTTATCGCAACTATGCGTAAGCCGGATAATTCACTATTCCCCACTTCAGACCGTTTGAGTATCTTGGAACTGGATGTTACTGATCAAAATAGCATCGACCGTGCAGTGCGAGAAGCAGGGCCTATTGATGTGCTTATAAACAATGCGGGGATCGGGTATATGTCTCCGTTTGAAAATACATCGGATGAAATTGTTCATAAGCTCTTTGATACTAATACGTTTGGTACATTCAATATGGTCCGAGCAGTTGTACCGCAAATGCGTGGAAGAAAAGCTGGCACGATCATAAATCTGTCTTCAAGTACAACCTTAAAGCCCCTGACTTTTATGTCTACCTATACGGCGAGTAAGGCTGCAGTCACAGCATATACTGAATGCTTAGCACTTGAGCTGGCGCCATTGGGTATTCGAACAGTTCTTATTATCCCTGGCTTATCTCCATCAACAAGCTTTGGTAAGAATGCAGGAGACAAGATATCAAAATCTGGCGAGCCTGCTGATGAATACAAAGCGCTCATGGAAAAGGTTCAGTCTGAGTTCCAGCGTGAAATGTTAGTGCAAGAACTGACAAAGCCGGAAGATGTTGTTAATGCCATTTGGCAAGCTGTAACAGACTCGAACTGTCCAGTATGTCTACCTGCTGGGCCAGATGCAGTTGCACTAAGTCAATAG
- a CDS encoding LysE family translocator has product MISVEFLLTSLVIVLIPGTGVLYTVATGLFIGKRASMSAAFGCTLGIIPSLLASVIGLAAIFHTSALAFQFVKYAGAVYLLYLAFVMWRSSSTLSIDKGKFKSSLTAVAIKGFLVNILNPKLSIFFLAFFPQFVSSSSAQPLANLLLLGFVFMVMTFGIFIIYGFMALWLYGFMALWLYGFMALWLYGFMALWLYGFMASVFSESVARSEKFSLVIQKVFSGCFAALGLKLAFSERA; this is encoded by the coding sequence ATGATATCAGTTGAATTCTTACTTACCTCTCTAGTCATTGTTCTTATTCCTGGAACCGGCGTATTATACACCGTTGCTACTGGCTTATTTATAGGGAAGCGTGCCAGTATGTCTGCTGCCTTTGGCTGCACTCTTGGTATTATCCCGTCTCTCCTTGCCAGCGTGATCGGCTTGGCTGCAATTTTCCATACCAGCGCTCTGGCCTTTCAATTTGTTAAATACGCTGGTGCCGTCTATTTACTTTACCTAGCTTTTGTTATGTGGCGCTCTTCCTCAACTCTTTCTATAGATAAGGGAAAATTCAAATCAAGCTTGACCGCAGTAGCAATCAAAGGTTTCCTTGTCAATATTCTCAACCCTAAGCTATCTATTTTCTTTCTCGCATTCTTTCCACAATTTGTATCGTCAAGTTCTGCCCAGCCTCTAGCTAACCTGCTTTTACTTGGCTTTGTATTTATGGTCATGACATTTGGTATTTTTATAATTTATGGCTTTATGGCTTTATGGCTTTATGGCTTTATGGCTTTATGGCTTTATGGCTTTATGGCTTTATGGCTTTATGGCTTTATGGCTTTATGGCTTTATGGCTTTATGGCAAGTGTCTTTAGTGAATCCGTAGCTCGCTCAGAAAAATTTAGTCTTGTCATACAGAAAGTATTTTCTGGTTGTTTCGCTGCATTAGGGCTTAAGTTGGCGTTTAGTGAGCGAGCATAG
- the gdhA gene encoding NADP-specific glutamate dehydrogenase produces MYSDLSLDHFMEGLRKRNPGEREFHQAVYEVAKSVIPFIKENPKYQQAGILQRMTEPDRTIIFRVVWEDDQGNYRINRGCRVQFNNAIGPYKGGLRFHPSVNLSILKFLGFEQTFKNSLTTLPMGAGKGGSDFNVKGKSDAEVMRFCQVFMTELSHHIGANTDVPAGDIGVGAREISYMFGQYKRLKREFTGVLTGKALEFGGSLIRTEATGYGNAYFMEEMLKHQDKSVEGKTCVVSGSGNVALYCAEKLNQLGGKVVTLSDSSGFIHDPDGIDEEKLAFLKQLKMVRRERIIEYAKKFSCEFYKGKRPWSIPCDLAFPCATQNEINLSDAKVLVSNGCKALSEGANMPTTIEAIQYLQQQKLLFGPGKAANAGGVAISGLEMSQNSLRLSWTVDELEKRLQNIMKNIHRQCVEFGDSDGYMNYVKGANIAGFKKVADAMLAYGVI; encoded by the coding sequence ATGTATTCGGATTTATCGCTTGATCATTTTATGGAAGGGCTAAGAAAACGTAATCCCGGTGAACGCGAGTTTCATCAAGCGGTTTACGAAGTGGCTAAATCTGTTATTCCTTTTATTAAAGAAAATCCAAAGTATCAACAAGCTGGTATTTTACAGCGCATGACAGAGCCGGATAGAACCATCATATTTAGGGTGGTTTGGGAAGACGACCAAGGGAATTATCGCATTAATAGAGGCTGTCGTGTCCAATTTAATAATGCGATCGGTCCGTATAAGGGTGGGTTGAGATTTCATCCCTCGGTAAACTTAAGCATCTTGAAATTTCTAGGATTTGAGCAGACATTCAAAAACAGCCTAACCACGCTACCTATGGGTGCGGGAAAAGGCGGTTCTGATTTTAATGTCAAAGGGAAGTCTGATGCTGAGGTCATGCGATTTTGCCAGGTCTTTATGACCGAGCTTTCTCATCATATAGGTGCCAATACGGATGTGCCAGCCGGAGATATTGGTGTGGGTGCGCGTGAGATTAGCTATATGTTTGGTCAATATAAACGGTTAAAGCGAGAATTTACCGGTGTGCTGACCGGAAAAGCATTGGAGTTCGGTGGTAGCCTGATACGAACTGAAGCCACGGGTTATGGCAACGCTTACTTTATGGAAGAGATGCTTAAGCATCAAGATAAAAGCGTTGAAGGGAAAACCTGTGTGGTATCTGGATCTGGAAATGTTGCATTGTATTGTGCCGAAAAACTAAATCAACTAGGTGGAAAAGTTGTTACGTTGTCTGATTCCTCTGGTTTTATACACGACCCGGATGGCATTGATGAAGAGAAACTTGCCTTTCTAAAACAGCTCAAAATGGTACGCCGTGAACGTATCATAGAATATGCGAAAAAGTTCAGTTGTGAGTTTTATAAGGGAAAGCGCCCGTGGTCGATACCTTGTGATTTAGCATTTCCTTGTGCCACGCAAAATGAGATTAATCTGTCCGACGCTAAGGTTCTGGTAAGTAATGGTTGTAAAGCGCTATCTGAAGGTGCCAATATGCCTACCACTATAGAAGCTATTCAATACTTGCAGCAACAAAAACTACTGTTCGGACCCGGAAAAGCGGCAAACGCAGGTGGCGTCGCTATCTCGGGTCTTGAAATGTCACAAAATAGCCTTCGCTTATCTTGGACTGTAGATGAGCTAGAAAAACGGTTACAGAATATCATGAAAAATATTCACCGACAGTGTGTTGAATTTGGAGACAGCGATGGGTACATGAATTATGTAAAAGGAGCGAATATCGCTGGCTTCAAAAAAGTTGCTGATGCCATGCTGGCATATGGCGTAATATAA
- a CDS encoding XdhC family protein, whose protein sequence is MSHHIEDLLSEWQAAPYDDWVLAVITRVQGSAYRKAGAMMLFHPLGKSIGLVSGGCLEADLKRHAQRAIQYDTAIQVIYDAGDETDVSYQLGCGGIVELMLFPLTRENHYLELPLLAEYLNAGKPVFYELVLPTQDTGSSELVAKVVSTAKKHYPKGGFTEATLVTRAPKKGESEHRLVIPCRTRFHLAIFGGGLDAQPVTKMAQQLGWRVTVIDERTSYARQYDFPDAQIIKQKSTQLTDTVLSRFDAAIVMQHNLDLDAKALQVLSLTTIDFVALLGPPHRRDKVLGKAGVTIQDFHGVFSAPAGLALGGELPESIALSILAQCHGVLHQAELTSLDRVMT, encoded by the coding sequence ATGTCGCATCATATTGAAGATCTTTTAAGTGAATGGCAGGCAGCACCTTATGATGATTGGGTGCTCGCTGTGATCACCAGAGTTCAGGGCTCAGCCTATCGTAAGGCAGGGGCCATGATGTTGTTTCACCCGTTAGGGAAGAGCATTGGTCTAGTCAGTGGTGGTTGCTTAGAGGCCGATTTAAAACGGCACGCCCAACGTGCAATCCAATATGATACTGCGATTCAGGTCATTTACGATGCAGGTGATGAGACTGATGTCAGTTATCAACTGGGGTGTGGGGGTATTGTTGAGTTAATGCTGTTTCCCCTTACCCGCGAGAACCATTATCTTGAGTTGCCTCTTCTTGCAGAGTATTTGAATGCGGGAAAACCGGTTTTCTATGAACTTGTGTTGCCTACACAAGATACGGGTTCCAGCGAACTGGTCGCCAAGGTGGTTAGCACGGCAAAAAAGCATTATCCAAAGGGTGGCTTTACTGAAGCGACTCTTGTGACACGAGCCCCAAAAAAGGGTGAGTCGGAGCATAGGCTGGTTATACCTTGCCGCACCCGCTTTCACCTCGCGATTTTTGGTGGTGGTTTGGATGCTCAGCCGGTGACAAAAATGGCCCAGCAACTAGGTTGGCGAGTCACAGTGATTGATGAACGAACCAGTTATGCCCGTCAATATGATTTCCCTGATGCACAGATTATAAAACAAAAGAGTACACAACTGACTGACACTGTGCTGAGTCGATTTGATGCGGCAATAGTGATGCAACATAACCTGGATTTGGATGCAAAGGCTTTACAGGTATTAAGCCTGACGACTATCGATTTTGTGGCGTTGCTCGGTCCTCCACACCGGCGAGATAAAGTGCTCGGCAAAGCAGGGGTCACGATACAGGATTTTCATGGTGTCTTTTCGGCGCCGGCAGGCTTGGCGCTGGGCGGTGAGTTACCTGAATCCATCGCTTTGAGTATCCTGGCGCAATGTCACGGCGTGCTGCATCAAGCTGAATTAACCAGCCTGGATCGGGTCATGACGTGA
- a CDS encoding (2Fe-2S)-binding protein translates to MSDEQLTLTINGKTFTLDVDPQMPILWAIRDLLGLTGTKYGCGAGLCGACTVHLDGKPARACLTTVSHAQGKQVTTIEGLEFAELKQAWSDNNVPQCGYCQSGQLMSAAALLAANPSPSDEDIDSAMFGNICRCGTYTRIRTAIHDTAKKRT, encoded by the coding sequence ATGTCAGATGAGCAGTTAACACTAACCATTAACGGCAAAACTTTTACATTAGATGTCGACCCCCAGATGCCAATCTTATGGGCCATCAGAGATCTGCTCGGGTTGACGGGCACTAAATATGGTTGCGGCGCAGGACTATGTGGGGCTTGCACAGTCCACTTGGATGGAAAACCTGCACGAGCCTGTTTAACCACTGTTTCTCACGCACAGGGCAAGCAGGTAACCACAATTGAAGGGCTTGAATTTGCTGAATTAAAACAGGCGTGGAGTGATAACAATGTTCCACAGTGTGGGTATTGTCAGTCTGGTCAGCTCATGTCTGCAGCGGCATTGCTCGCTGCTAATCCATCACCAAGTGATGAAGATATCGACTCTGCCATGTTCGGTAATATTTGCCGATGTGGCACTTATACACGAATTCGGACCGCCATCCATGATACGGCCAAGAAGAGAACATAA
- the narI gene encoding respiratory nitrate reductase subunit gamma translates to MHYLNTLLFAIYPFVALTVFLVGSLIRYDRDQYTWRTGSSQLLERRQLRVGSYLFHIGVIAILLGHFVGLLTPKAVWHFLGIDASTKQLMAMGIGGFFGVICFIGLTILIKRRLTNPRVRATTSKMDLTILLMLYAQLILGLISIPVSAGHMDGAEMLKLMAWAQSIVTLDGSAAAAAIAGVNIIYKLHIFLGMTLFLVFPFSRLVHVWSVPVQYFHRNYQLVRARAVR, encoded by the coding sequence ATGCACTATCTGAATACGCTGCTCTTCGCCATCTATCCCTTCGTCGCCCTTACGGTGTTTCTGGTGGGAAGCCTGATCCGCTACGACCGCGACCAGTACACCTGGCGCACCGGCTCCAGCCAGCTGCTGGAGCGCAGGCAGCTGCGCGTTGGCAGTTACCTGTTCCATATTGGGGTCATTGCCATCCTGCTGGGGCACTTTGTCGGCCTGCTCACCCCCAAGGCGGTGTGGCACTTCCTCGGCATCGATGCCTCCACCAAGCAGCTGATGGCCATGGGCATTGGCGGCTTCTTCGGGGTGATCTGCTTTATCGGCCTCACCATCCTGATCAAACGCCGCCTTACCAATCCGCGGGTGCGCGCCACCACATCCAAAATGGATCTCACCATCCTGCTGATGCTCTACGCCCAGTTGATCCTGGGGCTGATCAGTATCCCGGTTTCCGCCGGACATATGGACGGTGCCGAGATGCTCAAGCTGATGGCCTGGGCCCAGTCCATTGTCACCCTTGACGGCTCCGCAGCCGCAGCGGCAATCGCCGGCGTTAATATCATCTACAAGCTGCATATTTTCCTCGGCATGACCCTGTTTCTGGTGTTCCCCTTCAGCCGCCTGGTGCATGTATGGAGTGTTCCGGTGCAGTACTTCCATCGCAATTACCAGTTGGTGCGTGCCAGGGCGGTGCGCTGA
- the narH gene encoding nitrate reductase subunit beta, with translation MKVRAQIGMVLNLDKCIGCHTCSVTCKNVWTSREGVEYAWFNNVETKPGVGYPKEWENQDKWNGGWTRRKNGKLQPKIGGKHRVLANIFANPDMPEIDDYYEPFDFDYQTLHKAPEQKHQPVARPRSLISGERMEKIEWGPNWEEILGTEFDKRKKDKNFEQVQADIYGEFENTFMMYLPRLCEHCLNPACVAACPSGAIYKREEDGIVLIDQDKCRGWRMCVSACPYKKIYYNWKTGKSEKCIFCYPRIEAGQPTICSETCVGRIRYLGVLLYDADRIEAAAAVEDEKALYQAQCDIFLDPSDPKVQEAARAEGIPEAWLEAAQNSPVYKMAIDWQIALPLHPEYRTLPMVWYVPPLSPIQNAVQAGQVETVTVGRGAEIPDLSTLRIPLQYLANLLTAGDEKPVARALERMIVMRAYMRGIHVDGVQERELLEAAGLTVAQIEEMYRYMALANYEDRFVVPSSHKAYAENAYDIKSACGFSFGNGCSTGNDSTNIFGGKRQTVREVIPAKVVD, from the coding sequence ATGAAAGTGAGAGCCCAGATCGGTATGGTGCTGAACCTCGATAAATGTATCGGCTGCCATACCTGCTCGGTGACCTGTAAAAATGTCTGGACCTCCCGCGAGGGGGTCGAGTATGCCTGGTTCAATAACGTCGAGACCAAACCCGGTGTCGGCTACCCAAAGGAATGGGAGAACCAGGACAAGTGGAACGGCGGTTGGACACGCAGGAAAAATGGCAAACTGCAGCCGAAGATCGGCGGTAAACACCGGGTGCTGGCGAATATTTTTGCCAACCCGGATATGCCGGAGATCGACGATTATTACGAGCCCTTCGACTTCGACTACCAGACCCTGCACAAGGCGCCGGAGCAGAAACACCAGCCGGTGGCCCGACCTCGCTCGTTGATCAGTGGCGAGCGTATGGAGAAAATTGAATGGGGTCCCAACTGGGAAGAGATCCTCGGTACCGAATTCGACAAGCGCAAAAAGGATAAAAACTTCGAGCAGGTGCAGGCGGATATCTACGGTGAGTTTGAAAACACCTTTATGATGTACCTGCCGCGCCTGTGCGAGCACTGCCTCAACCCCGCCTGTGTGGCGGCCTGCCCCAGCGGCGCCATCTACAAGCGCGAGGAGGACGGTATTGTCCTGATCGACCAGGACAAGTGCCGCGGCTGGCGCATGTGTGTGTCCGCCTGCCCCTACAAGAAAATCTACTACAACTGGAAAACCGGTAAATCCGAGAAGTGTATCTTCTGCTACCCGCGTATCGAGGCGGGCCAGCCCACCATCTGTTCCGAAACCTGTGTGGGCCGTATTCGCTACCTGGGTGTATTGCTCTACGACGCCGACCGTATTGAGGCGGCGGCCGCGGTAGAAGACGAGAAGGCGCTCTACCAGGCCCAGTGCGATATCTTCCTCGACCCCAGCGATCCCAAGGTGCAGGAGGCCGCCCGCGCCGAGGGGATTCCCGAAGCCTGGCTCGAAGCCGCGCAGAACTCCCCGGTGTACAAGATGGCCATCGACTGGCAGATCGCCCTGCCGCTACACCCGGAGTACCGCACCCTGCCCATGGTCTGGTATGTGCCGCCATTGTCACCAATCCAGAACGCAGTGCAGGCCGGCCAGGTGGAGACGGTTACCGTGGGCCGCGGTGCCGAGATCCCGGATCTCTCCACCCTGCGTATCCCGCTGCAGTACCTCGCCAACCTGCTCACCGCCGGCGACGAGAAACCGGTGGCCCGCGCCCTGGAGCGCATGATTGTGATGCGCGCCTATATGCGCGGCATCCATGTGGACGGCGTGCAGGAGCGCGAGCTGTTGGAGGCGGCGGGCTTGACCGTAGCCCAGATAGAAGAGATGTACCGCTATATGGCCCTGGCCAACTACGAAGACCGCTTTGTGGTGCCTTCAAGTCACAAGGCCTATGCCGAAAACGCCTACGACATCAAATCCGCTTGCGGCTTCAGCTTCGGCAACGGTTGCAGCACCGGCAACGACAGCACCAATATTTTTGGTGGCAAGCGGCAGACGGTGCGCGAAGTGATCCCGGCCAAAGTGGTCGACTGA
- a CDS encoding peptidylprolyl isomerase, with protein MNTVLASDALGREFELAEAVAVNGSEIPADLIYREMQYQSADSPRQAIYRAARALVIGWLLRERAAAQGLCAADEDLHSAVFDRAVSELLQGELPVSPAGEAECRAYFEAHRQKFRSDPLAEVRHILIPAAPEDAEACCRARKGAEDMLEQIRADANPLQAFAKLAQSRSACSSAEAGGSLGQVGRGDTVAAFERAVFAQGTGLVPEPVETPYGVHLIYVEQCEPGRPLEYAYVAERIEEYLTEKRRRQMTGDYLNRLVENAQITGLDLSGPRVH; from the coding sequence ATGAATACAGTACTGGCCTCAGACGCCCTTGGGCGCGAGTTTGAACTGGCCGAGGCGGTGGCCGTCAACGGCAGTGAAATTCCTGCAGACCTGATTTACCGGGAAATGCAGTACCAGAGTGCCGATTCGCCGCGCCAGGCGATCTATCGCGCCGCCCGTGCGCTGGTGATTGGCTGGCTTTTGCGTGAGCGGGCCGCCGCACAGGGGCTGTGCGCTGCCGATGAGGACCTGCACAGCGCGGTTTTTGATCGCGCAGTGTCAGAGCTATTGCAAGGTGAGTTGCCAGTGAGCCCGGCGGGCGAAGCCGAGTGCCGCGCCTACTTTGAAGCTCACCGGCAGAAATTCCGCTCCGACCCCCTCGCCGAGGTGCGCCATATCCTGATCCCGGCAGCACCGGAAGACGCCGAGGCCTGCTGCCGGGCGCGCAAAGGAGCGGAGGACATGCTGGAGCAGATCCGCGCCGATGCCAATCCGTTGCAGGCCTTTGCCAAGCTGGCCCAATCCCGCTCCGCCTGCTCCTCTGCTGAGGCTGGTGGCAGTCTCGGCCAGGTGGGTCGCGGCGATACGGTGGCCGCTTTTGAGCGCGCAGTTTTCGCCCAGGGCACCGGTCTGGTGCCGGAACCGGTGGAAACCCCCTACGGTGTGCACCTGATTTATGTGGAGCAGTGTGAGCCCGGCCGCCCGCTGGAGTACGCGTATGTGGCGGAGCGGATTGAGGAATACCTAACGGAAAAGCGCCGCCGCCAAATGACCGGCGACTACCTGAACAGGTTGGTGGAAAATGCGCAGATCACCGGGCTGGATTTGTCTGGCCCGAGGGTTCACTGA
- a CDS encoding nucleotidyltransferase family protein, with amino-acid sequence MKKFSLERTKQPAKRLLIALLAAGASRRFDGIKLQAAIGVINRNGLVKSQPLLLQTLDKLDQLTTKQSTGSTIELVVILGEHREVLAKLLPPDVNQRMNPYWKSGIASSIKTAVVEAEVIQADGLLIALADHIGVTVGDYQQLIAAWQSSGQTCCAQYQNSFGTPAIFNASDFGYLARLDGDIGAKSLLKKRSAHNALTVINIEGITMDIDSKADLEKWQQLIAENLA; translated from the coding sequence GTGAAAAAATTCAGCTTGGAACGAACAAAGCAGCCAGCGAAGCGGTTATTGATAGCGCTGCTGGCTGCTGGTGCAAGCCGGAGGTTTGATGGCATAAAGCTACAAGCTGCCATTGGCGTGATCAATCGCAATGGTCTAGTGAAAAGTCAACCATTGCTGTTACAAACGCTCGATAAACTCGACCAGTTAACTACAAAGCAATCAACGGGCTCGACGATAGAACTGGTAGTGATTTTAGGTGAGCACCGAGAAGTTTTAGCCAAATTACTGCCACCAGATGTAAACCAGCGGATGAATCCTTACTGGAAAAGCGGCATTGCAAGCTCAATCAAAACGGCGGTTGTGGAAGCGGAAGTCATCCAGGCCGATGGGTTACTAATCGCTTTAGCCGATCACATTGGTGTAACGGTAGGTGACTATCAGCAGTTGATCGCCGCGTGGCAATCGAGCGGGCAAACCTGCTGTGCTCAATACCAAAACAGTTTTGGGACACCAGCAATATTTAATGCCTCAGATTTTGGATATCTGGCAAGACTTGATGGCGACATTGGTGCAAAAAGCCTATTAAAAAAGCGGTCTGCGCACAACGCATTGACCGTTATCAATATTGAAGGCATCACCATGGATATTGATAGTAAGGCTGACCTTGAAAAATGGCAGCAATTGATTGCAGAGAACCTAGCCTAG
- the narJ gene encoding nitrate reductase molybdenum cofactor assembly chaperone, producing MKVLNVISRLLDYPSDELVHNLDALTGWVAESQDLDAPLRDRLLAFIAHYERMDPLDWQSEYDGLFERGRAVSLHIFEHVHGESRDRGQAMVDLLERYRSAGLALSARELPDYLPTYLEFCATQGDAAYEWVHDITHVIALLSARLSQRESPYHLLMDALLQMAGVVVDLAALKEEVAGEARDDTPEALDKIWEEEAVSFTGANQCDQSITRPSAAQLRDGQPLTWTDATQNPAQPAPQE from the coding sequence ATGAAAGTGTTAAATGTGATTTCTCGGCTGCTGGACTACCCGTCCGACGAACTGGTGCACAACCTGGACGCGCTGACTGGCTGGGTAGCGGAATCCCAAGACCTGGATGCGCCCCTGCGCGACAGGCTGCTGGCGTTTATCGCCCACTACGAGCGTATGGACCCGCTCGACTGGCAGAGTGAGTACGATGGCCTGTTCGAGCGCGGGCGCGCTGTGTCCCTGCATATCTTTGAGCATGTGCATGGCGAATCCCGCGATCGCGGCCAGGCCATGGTGGATCTGCTGGAACGCTACCGCAGCGCCGGTCTGGCACTGAGCGCGCGCGAGCTGCCGGACTACCTGCCCACCTACCTGGAGTTTTGTGCCACCCAGGGCGACGCGGCCTACGAGTGGGTACACGACATCACCCATGTGATTGCCCTGCTCAGCGCGCGCCTGTCCCAGCGCGAGAGTCCCTATCACCTGCTGATGGATGCCTTGCTGCAGATGGCCGGGGTGGTTGTGGATCTGGCGGCGCTCAAGGAGGAGGTGGCCGGAGAGGCGCGCGATGATACCCCTGAGGCGCTGGACAAAATCTGGGAGGAAGAGGCGGTCAGCTTTACCGGCGCCAACCAATGCGACCAGTCGATAACGCGGCCCAGCGCTGCGCAACTGCGCGACGGCCAGCCCCTCACCTGGACCGACGCCACTCAGAATCCTGCCCAGCCCGCACCACAGGAGTAA
- a CDS encoding zinc ribbon domain-containing protein has protein sequence MIRYKVKETGGEFVVTPIQKLKSSQRCPSCGHTSKANRLKSVKVFA, from the coding sequence ATGATTCGCTACAAAGTGAAAGAAACTGGTGGCGAGTTTGTCGTAACCCCCATTCAAAAGCTCAAGTCTTCACAGCGATGCCCAAGCTGTGGGCATACAAGCAAAGCGAATCGACTGAAAAGTGTCAAGGTATTTGCCTGA
- a CDS encoding AraC family transcriptional regulator, which produces MKDPLSDIISLLRPVILDAKYAEASGVFRVYRDDVKGLFYCMLLEGHALLEVDGMEPVELRSGDFALVPDVVPYMFSSMDPPAPPDFRSFPTLHEDGVWRTGTSGGPVNLRQLMGYCRFNSPNSHMLLSLVPELFVVRGEKRLETLAELVREEVHAERPARNSVIDHLLQLVLIEAFRSNAEVNRSDGLFKGLADPHIRKALHALHAKPEHVWSVKEMAYEAGMSRSAFFTQFRNLLGVTPMKYLLQWRMALAKHLLNSEKLNIEEIAHQLGYGSSSAFSTAFTRFVGHAPSQYKDIHK; this is translated from the coding sequence GTGAAAGACCCGCTTTCCGATATCATTTCACTGTTGCGCCCGGTAATTCTTGACGCAAAGTATGCCGAAGCATCAGGAGTTTTTCGTGTATATCGTGATGATGTGAAAGGGCTATTTTATTGCATGCTTTTAGAGGGGCATGCACTTTTAGAAGTCGACGGGATGGAGCCAGTAGAGCTTCGATCCGGAGACTTTGCCCTGGTTCCCGATGTGGTTCCATATATGTTTTCCAGCATGGACCCACCAGCTCCACCCGACTTTAGAAGTTTTCCAACTCTACACGAGGATGGTGTATGGCGTACTGGCACTTCAGGAGGTCCTGTTAACCTAAGGCAGCTTATGGGGTATTGTCGGTTTAATAGTCCCAATTCCCACATGCTACTATCTCTTGTCCCTGAGCTGTTTGTTGTTCGCGGGGAAAAGCGGCTTGAAACTTTAGCGGAATTAGTTCGGGAAGAAGTACACGCAGAACGACCTGCCCGTAATTCAGTCATTGATCATCTTTTGCAGCTAGTGCTAATTGAAGCATTTAGATCTAACGCCGAAGTAAATCGTAGTGATGGCTTATTTAAAGGTCTAGCGGATCCTCATATTCGTAAAGCACTGCATGCTTTGCATGCCAAACCAGAACATGTTTGGTCTGTTAAGGAGATGGCATATGAGGCAGGGATGTCACGTTCAGCCTTTTTTACTCAGTTCAGGAACCTTTTAGGTGTTACGCCGATGAAATATCTACTTCAGTGGCGGATGGCATTGGCAAAACACCTTCTTAATAGTGAGAAATTAAACATAGAAGAAATTGCACATCAGCTGGGATATGGCTCATCTAGTGCATTCAGCACGGCCTTTACACGTTTTGTTGGCCATGCACCTTCTCAATATAAAGATATCCATAAATGA